The genomic stretch AGCTCAATACAACCGCTACTACTAGATTTTAAGGCATTTGCtagtgttgtttttgttttatattattcGCTAATAGACTTTTGTATGTTGTTGTACCTAAACATTTTACTGAAATTGCAGAACTTTCTACTCTTCTTCGTTGCTAGATTTTCTACCGTTGTTATTGCTGGGATTTTTACTACTGCTGTTGCTAGAGCCTTTCACTGCTATTGCTGGAATTTATTGCTGTTGTTGCTGGAATTTTTAACTGTTGTTGCTGGATTTTCTGTTGTTGCTGGAACCTTTCACAGTTGTTGCCGGAATCTTTTACAACTGTTGTTGCTAGatctttttattgttgttgttgctagaACCTTTAACTGTTGTTGCCGAATTATCTGTTGTTGCTGCTATTGTTAATTTTTTCTATGTTGTTGCCTTTTGAATTTTACATTTTGGTGCTATTAGACAAATATTGAAGTAATATATTTATGTCATTTTAAGACTAAGTGAAGTGATGTTATTTTATTAGATATTATAGGAtggttttcataatttaattgttaaaaatGTGCAAAATTATATTGAACTGTGTTatagattttttaaattaaaaaaatatttccgtGAACCCAACCCAATCCAAACCGTGTATGAACGGGTTGGTTCGGGTTGGTTTTTACAATAAAATTACGGTTTTAATGATGAACCCAACCCATTAAAAGTTGAACGAGTTGGAGAACGGATTAAGGCAAACTCAGTCCAACCCAACCCGCGTACACCCCTACACACGCTATtgcacaaaaacaaaacaaaagaactaAGATTAACATGTGCCCCTCGGCACACTATGGTGCCACTCGACACCCTACCCTCACAATGTGCCTGCTGGTCGGCACACTCCTGGTATCCCTCGGCACCCCACCTTCCATCTGTCCCGTTCGACACACACCTGTGTCCCCCGACATAGTGTGTTTTTCCTGCAACTTCTGTAATTTCTTCTATACTCCAGAATTCTTTCGATTCTCAGTTCTCTACTCAACCATCAGTCTCAGACCAACGTAACAAATATCACAACACTAGATTAACTATATTACTTCTAACATATTCTTCCAACATccagatttctcaatgaaaatattACAATGATATTCAACAACTCATGAATGTCAAAAATTTTCCAGAACCAACAGCATGGCAACACAACAATATGACAACGAAATCAACACAAATTAATTTCCAACAACATATTCGTAGATATCAGATAATTTCATAAACAACCACTTGTATGCCCCANNNNNNNNNNNNNNNNNNNNNNNNNNNNNNNNNNNNNNNNNNNNNNNNNNNNNNNNNNNNNNNNNNNNNNNNNNNNNNNNNNNNNNNNNNNNNNNNNNNNGAATGCTGCATTATGAGTGGTTAGTTAGTTCAAAGAAAATCCTTGAGAAGGTGCTCTCTAGGATAGCAACCATGATCTTCACCTCTATGCGTGGTGTGACTCTAAGTGGGTTTCTTGGCCTCTTTTCCGTAAGTCTCTTATTGGATGGATTATTTTCTTAGGCCACTTTTCTGTTACTTGAAAGACTTAAAAAACAACATAAGATATCTCATTTATCTACTTAGCTGAATATCACTCAATGGCCAGCCCAACATGTGAACTAAAGTGAATTAAAGGGATCCTTTCTAACCTTGGGATCATTCATTTGATAACCATACAACTATACTCTAATAGTTAAATAACATTACAGTTAATAGGAAACccaaatatatttcattaaatgTGCTTATTGTCATTATACACCTTTATCATATTGTTTATTGTATTTTGACCAAGTTGTTATTGACAATTATTGAGATTTAATAGGCAATAGTTTTGAAATCTATTACCAAAATTATTCTGGACTAACCAAATTATCTTAATTGACCCAATCCACTCATACGTGTGAAACGACTCAATAAGTATTGGTCCACGCCATCGAGCAAGCAAAACGCCAATCTCTCCTCTTATCCTTCGACCGAGCATGGCTGAACGGTGGGTTCCCCACAACGTAGAATTATTCGAGCACGCTAGTTCTCCGTCCCCGTCAACGACTAGTCCTTCTTGGTTGGATAAACCAAGACCTGCTCAACGGTTTCCTATATTTTGGGCTCTGTAATTATGCCCAGACCCACAAATATAGCTTGACCTAGTTTAACACTAAAGAGAACAATATAAATAGCCCTTTGTTCTAAAATTTACTCAAAATTTCATATTTTCTGTTGTACCTTTGTTCTCTTTCTTATTTTAACATCGGAGTATCTTCCAGATACAATCTctttttttctcaaccatcacTAAAGATTAAGTCGTCGTTGTTGATCATCTATTCTGACTTACTCTGAACAAAATGTATGCAAACTATTgtgtatatattaatattttgataccCATGAATCTAGATTAATATCTTTGATACAAAAttgtattaaaatttttaatttattttaaaataaaaaaatattgtgatgctgaattataatatttaattaattaaaagtataatattaattaaatttaaaattttaaaggaatCAAAGTATTCATCATCCGATAATAAACATAATTCATCCCCCATTTATTAAATTAGAACTATAGTAATGATCAATTACAGCTAATTTTAAATGAATTTGAACTTCTACAAGATTAAATTTTTATGACTCAaacattttatgaaaaataagttTAACCTATCCCATAAACAAATGTTCTGGTACAATATATTTCATTTCCAGAATCTTCCACATGTCACCTCCTAAGAATGTCTTCAACCATGCTCATGCACACTTGTCACTTAATTATACAAACAATCAGCCACGCATCACAATCTCCTCTTACTATAAATCCACCCTATTGTCACCACTCACAAATAACACAAACCACTTGAATTAATCAATTACCACCATGGCTAAAAGCAAAGATGATATAAAATATGGAACAGCACAAGCAAAACTATCACCAGATGAAGCATTGAGAGTAGCCTACAAGCATGGCACACCACTTGAAGGAGGAAAAATATCACGTTCTGAAAGAGTGGATTTGTTTTCAAGTGCACAAAATATTCCAAAGAGTGACCAACAACAACAAAGCTCAGATTCTAATCAGTCTCAGCTGCAACGTGATGATACAACAGGAGAAGGAGATTGTACTGATTTCACTACTGGAGCTCCTTGCTTGCCTGAAAAGAACAAACCTCCAACACTTGGTCATAAGTTCTGATGATAAAATAAGAAAGATAAATGTTAATTATATTTTGCTCTATGTATATTAATTTTAACTTGTGTGTTTCCTTGCTATATGTGGCATGCATGGCAAATATCATGTAGCGATGTTGAAAACTTCTATCATACTCTTTAATGTTGTGTAAGGTTGAGTTACAAaaggttaaaaatatataaatattactaGAAGCATGTAGTTCGAAATTGCAAGAGCCAAAAGGAGGGAAGCCTTAAAATCGAAGCACTTTTTTTTCTTGAGTCTCATATTTGTAAGGGGCAAccccattttcttcttctttcgtaTGTAGTATAACTTGAAGCACTCTGTACTCTTTAAGATCTGAAATCACTTTTAATATCAGCTTACTGACGAGGTAAGAGCAAATGTACAAGAATAGAAAATTTTATGCTTTAAAAGAGAAGGCACTTTCTTAACAAATTGAATGGGCTATAAAAACTAAAATGTCTATTTCATAATTTGTAGCATATTCGATGAGTAAAATAATTTTAGCAAGAGGATAATTGATTACCATACATATGCATAAATTGTAGCAAGAAAACACACGGCGATGAGTTTTTTCAACTATGTTTTTAAAAATTGAGAGGAAATTATGCCTAGCATTTACTAATGGCACAGTGTGACAGATGGATGTTTGACTGACATAAATATTGCGAGGTGAAAATCACCTAGTAAGTCTCAACATTCTAAATGTTACGGGATGTTTTTCACCTCACGAGTTTGTTTTAAATACGATCAATTTCTTTTTCCATATTTTAGATTCAACAAATTTTACTCTtacattctctttttttttttcaatcccACACCCTTAAAATCTCtcaaaacttttatttttaacACGAATCAACACTTTCAAAACTTAAATTATTTAGTTTCAaagttcttttttgttttttcatcaaATCTATACATATGAATTAAATTGTTTGTTATTTTATATTGGGTTGTATAAACgggtttaaattatatattttttattgaagtttGTATCATGTAAGTTGTGAGCACGCGCGTCAGAGCATAGTAGACCAGATTGTTCAAAGCAGAATAGGCAGAAACTTACAAGGTGAATTTCACCTGATAAATTTTGAATAGA from Vicia villosa cultivar HV-30 ecotype Madison, WI linkage group LG4, Vvil1.0, whole genome shotgun sequence encodes the following:
- the LOC131598913 gene encoding SEED MATURATION PROTEIN 1-like, which encodes MAKSKDDIKYGTAQAKLSPDEALRVAYKHGTPLEGGKISRSERVDLFSSAQNIPKSDQQQQSSDSNQSQLQRDDTTGEGDCTDFTTGAPCLPEKNKPPTLGHKF